A single region of the Streptomyces sp. NBC_00236 genome encodes:
- a CDS encoding serine/threonine-protein kinase, producing the protein MSGRLIGGRYELATILGQGGMGQVWTAYDQRLDRRVAVKLLRPDRVTGPIGSNAAEELRRRFVRECRVTAQVDHPGLVTVHDAGSDGDELFLVMQYVEGADLGDHLAEHDPYPWQWSVAVAAQLCAVLCAVHAVPIVHRDLKPRNLMVRPDGTVLDLGVASVLDTDTTRLTHTGSPIGSPAYMAPEQAMGGAVGPYTDLYALGVLLHELLSGDVPFAGSTALGVLHRHLYEPPAPVRQIRPDIPEPLETLVLRLLAKDPQHRPASAQEVYEHLAPLLPTRNSGQPSGPLDPTRPFLRPHAPWPDRAATPPTAQPAPMPARPDVAAAVDEVKRLLGEGRITQAVDMLGGILPAAAEQHGEGSPVVRILRKQYAATLMDDGQYRRALPELRRLADDRAAEAGPADLQTLQFRYDAAQCLEQLGEPAAALAAYRAVLPYYENQYATNNDPARSYEIRHRIGQLLLALGDHAGARGQLQSLLYDTERMYGPHHPLPAELRRQLERQLKVRGG; encoded by the coding sequence GTGAGCGGTCGCCTCATCGGCGGACGGTACGAGCTGGCCACGATCCTCGGACAGGGCGGGATGGGCCAGGTCTGGACGGCCTACGACCAGCGCCTGGACCGCCGGGTCGCTGTCAAACTGCTGCGCCCCGACCGTGTCACCGGCCCCATCGGCAGCAACGCCGCCGAGGAACTGCGCCGCCGCTTCGTCCGCGAATGCCGCGTCACCGCCCAGGTCGACCACCCGGGCCTCGTCACCGTCCACGACGCCGGCAGCGACGGCGACGAACTGTTCCTCGTCATGCAGTACGTCGAGGGCGCCGACCTCGGCGACCACCTCGCCGAGCACGATCCGTACCCCTGGCAGTGGTCCGTCGCCGTCGCCGCCCAGCTCTGCGCCGTCCTGTGCGCCGTCCACGCCGTGCCGATCGTCCACCGCGACCTCAAGCCCCGCAACCTGATGGTGCGCCCGGACGGCACCGTCCTCGACCTCGGCGTCGCCTCCGTCCTGGACACCGACACCACCCGCCTCACCCACACCGGATCGCCCATCGGATCCCCGGCCTACATGGCCCCCGAGCAGGCCATGGGCGGCGCCGTCGGCCCGTACACCGACCTGTACGCCCTCGGCGTGCTCCTGCACGAACTCCTCAGCGGAGACGTACCGTTCGCCGGCTCCACCGCCCTCGGCGTACTCCACCGCCACCTCTACGAACCGCCGGCCCCCGTCCGCCAGATCCGGCCCGACATCCCGGAACCACTCGAAACCCTCGTCCTGCGACTGCTCGCCAAGGACCCGCAGCACCGCCCGGCCAGCGCCCAGGAGGTGTACGAACACCTCGCCCCGCTGCTGCCCACCCGGAACTCCGGACAGCCCTCCGGACCGCTCGACCCCACCCGCCCCTTCCTGCGCCCCCATGCCCCGTGGCCCGACCGCGCCGCTACCCCACCGACTGCCCAGCCCGCGCCGATGCCCGCACGGCCGGACGTCGCCGCCGCCGTCGACGAGGTCAAGAGGCTGCTCGGCGAAGGCCGCATCACCCAGGCCGTCGACATGCTCGGCGGCATCCTTCCGGCCGCCGCCGAACAGCACGGAGAAGGCTCCCCGGTCGTCCGCATCCTGCGCAAGCAGTACGCGGCGACCCTCATGGACGACGGCCAGTACCGCCGCGCCCTGCCCGAACTGCGCCGCCTCGCCGACGACCGCGCCGCCGAGGCCGGCCCCGCCGACCTCCAGACCCTGCAGTTCCGCTACGACGCCGCACAGTGTCTGGAACAACTCGGCGAACCGGCCGCCGCCCTCGCCGCGTACCGCGCGGTCCTTCCGTACTACGAGAACCAGTACGCGACGAACAACGACCCGGCACGCTCCTACGAGATCCGCCACCGCATCGGCCAGCTGCTCCTGGCCCTCGGCGACCACGCCGGCGCCCGCGGCCAGCTCCAGTCGCTCCTCTACGACACCGAGCGGATGTACGGACCGCACCACCCGCTGCCCGCCGAACTGCGCCGGCAACTGGAACGCCAGCTGAAGGTCAGGGGCGGCTGA
- a CDS encoding DUF4190 domain-containing protein, protein MSQFTQPPQSPQHGQSQPPYIPAHTPGLRPARNGLGVAALILGLIGAVSGLVPFFFWLAGILGLIALILGLVGRGRAKRGEATNKSMATFGAVLGLIALILSVVGAVITFKAVDDAVSDLNKAVSDTTASAKPKAGGEANAKNTDDTSAKEEEKKEDTAEALEAGDSAVYDDDVTITVGDATSYTPDSFAAGHTKGNKAYQVAVVIENAGKEKFDALLVSVEARAGKDGVDAEQIYDNKVGEGFSGTVLPGKKVTVLYAFDAPADAGNLTVEVNPGFTYEATQWDLKL, encoded by the coding sequence ATGTCCCAGTTCACCCAGCCGCCGCAGTCCCCGCAGCACGGGCAGTCCCAGCCGCCGTACATCCCCGCCCACACCCCCGGCCTGCGCCCCGCGCGCAATGGGCTCGGTGTGGCGGCACTGATCCTCGGCCTCATCGGCGCGGTCTCGGGTCTGGTCCCGTTCTTCTTCTGGCTGGCGGGCATCCTCGGCCTGATCGCGCTGATCCTGGGGCTGGTGGGCCGGGGCCGCGCCAAGAGGGGCGAGGCGACGAACAAGAGCATGGCGACGTTCGGCGCGGTCCTCGGCCTGATCGCGCTGATCCTCTCGGTGGTCGGCGCCGTGATCACGTTCAAGGCGGTCGACGACGCGGTGAGCGACCTGAACAAGGCGGTGTCGGACACGACCGCCTCCGCGAAGCCGAAGGCCGGCGGGGAGGCCAACGCCAAGAACACGGACGACACGAGCGCCAAGGAGGAAGAAAAGAAGGAGGACACCGCCGAGGCCCTGGAGGCCGGCGACTCGGCGGTCTACGACGACGACGTCACGATCACGGTCGGCGACGCCACCTCATACACCCCGGACTCGTTCGCGGCCGGGCACACCAAGGGCAACAAGGCCTACCAGGTGGCCGTCGTCATCGAGAACGCGGGCAAGGAGAAGTTCGACGCCCTGCTCGTCAGCGTCGAGGCGCGCGCCGGCAAGGACGGAGTCGACGCCGAGCAGATCTACGACAACAAGGTCGGCGAGGGCTTCAGCGGCACGGTCCTGCCGGGCAAGAAGGTCACGGTCCTCTACGCCTTCGACGCCCCCGCGGACGCCGGGAACCTGACGGTCGAGGTCAACCCCGGCTTTACGTACGAGGCCACCCAGTGGGACCTGAAGCTCTGA
- a CDS encoding N-6 DNA methylase: MPENATEVTAAGIARLAGVGRAAVSNWRRRHTDFPKPVGGTETSPSFALPEIEQWLRDQGKLAEVPLRERVWQQLSGHPAGAVPALFHVGCALLLAQERPTAWREITAVSDARMAGVLSLALNEVLTARFGPASGTGRAVHSPDRSELLPSVPLLRGAAELAAGSGARDAFEFLLGRQLDANPRQYTLTPPGLADLMAALADTGGGPPRTVLDPAAGTGTLLGAVPRPTALYAQESDPDLAALTALRLALHAGPAERTLAVRTGDTLRTDAFPGLTADAVLCHPPFNERNWGHDELAYDPRWEYGFPARTESELAWVQHALAHLREGGTAVLLMPPAAASRRSGRRIRADLLRRGALRAVIALPAGAAPPYGIPLHLWVLRKPDAGPHPSPELLLVDTAEPAEPASDRSGRDRLDWPALHTAVLDAWRPFNGEAETGPASAPSPPGAESSRPRPGVSRTVPVIELLDDDVDLAPARHLPSAAAADGPAELTDVRDRLTRSLRLADSLTPPPVEISDPARWPLTTIGELARAGALQLRTGGTGTGPGSVLTEHDVLGSTAPSGNLPADGPHEDPVLVEPGDVVVPVLGGGSVARVIDDATAGAALGRNLQLLRPDPAALDPWFLAGFLRGTATNRRASSYASTATRLDARRLQLPRLPLAEQQRYGERFRTLAAFEDALRLAGQLGGRLVQGMYDGLTDGTVTPE, translated from the coding sequence GTGCCGGAGAACGCGACAGAGGTGACCGCCGCCGGGATCGCCCGGCTGGCAGGGGTGGGACGTGCCGCCGTCAGCAACTGGCGACGCCGGCACACCGACTTCCCCAAGCCCGTCGGCGGCACCGAGACGAGCCCCTCGTTCGCCCTGCCCGAGATCGAGCAGTGGCTGCGCGACCAGGGCAAACTCGCCGAGGTCCCGCTCCGCGAGCGCGTCTGGCAGCAACTGTCCGGACATCCCGCAGGCGCCGTCCCCGCCCTGTTCCACGTCGGATGCGCCCTGCTCCTCGCGCAGGAGCGGCCCACCGCCTGGCGGGAGATCACTGCGGTGTCCGACGCGCGCATGGCCGGAGTGCTCTCCCTCGCGCTGAACGAGGTGCTCACCGCCCGGTTCGGACCGGCCTCCGGGACCGGCCGCGCGGTTCACAGCCCCGACCGCTCCGAACTCCTGCCGTCCGTACCGCTCCTGCGGGGCGCCGCCGAGCTCGCCGCCGGGTCCGGGGCCCGGGACGCCTTCGAGTTCCTGCTCGGGCGTCAGCTCGACGCCAACCCGCGCCAGTACACGCTCACACCGCCCGGCCTGGCGGACCTGATGGCCGCGCTGGCGGACACCGGCGGCGGCCCCCCGCGCACGGTCCTCGACCCGGCGGCGGGCACCGGCACCCTGCTCGGCGCGGTTCCGCGGCCCACCGCGCTGTACGCCCAGGAGAGCGACCCGGACCTCGCGGCCCTCACCGCGCTCCGTCTCGCCCTGCATGCCGGCCCCGCCGAGCGCACGCTCGCCGTGCGGACCGGCGACACCCTGCGCACCGATGCCTTTCCCGGGCTCACCGCGGACGCCGTGCTCTGCCACCCGCCGTTCAACGAACGCAACTGGGGCCACGACGAACTCGCCTACGACCCGCGCTGGGAGTACGGCTTCCCCGCCCGCACCGAGTCCGAACTCGCCTGGGTGCAGCACGCGCTGGCCCATCTGCGCGAAGGCGGCACCGCGGTCCTGCTGATGCCGCCCGCCGCCGCGTCGCGCCGCTCGGGCCGCCGCATCCGCGCCGATCTGCTGCGCCGGGGCGCCCTGCGGGCCGTCATCGCGCTCCCGGCCGGCGCCGCACCCCCGTACGGCATCCCGCTCCACCTCTGGGTCCTGCGCAAGCCGGACGCCGGACCGCACCCCTCGCCCGAACTGCTCCTGGTCGACACCGCCGAACCCGCCGAACCCGCCTCCGACCGGAGCGGCCGCGACCGGCTCGACTGGCCGGCCCTGCACACCGCCGTGCTCGACGCCTGGCGGCCGTTCAACGGCGAGGCGGAGACCGGCCCGGCATCCGCCCCGAGCCCCCCGGGCGCCGAGAGCAGCCGCCCCCGGCCCGGCGTCAGCCGCACCGTCCCCGTCATCGAACTCCTCGACGACGACGTCGACCTGGCCCCCGCCCGCCACCTGCCGTCCGCGGCCGCGGCCGACGGACCCGCCGAGCTGACCGACGTACGGGACCGGCTGACCAGGAGCCTGAGGCTCGCGGACAGCCTCACCCCACCGCCCGTGGAGATCTCCGACCCCGCCCGCTGGCCCCTCACCACCATCGGCGAACTCGCCCGCGCCGGCGCCCTCCAGCTCCGCACCGGCGGCACCGGCACCGGCCCCGGCTCCGTACTCACCGAGCACGACGTCCTCGGCTCCACCGCCCCCTCGGGGAACCTCCCCGCCGACGGGCCGCACGAGGACCCCGTGCTCGTCGAACCCGGCGACGTCGTCGTCCCCGTACTCGGCGGCGGCTCCGTCGCCCGCGTCATCGACGACGCCACCGCGGGCGCCGCGCTCGGCCGCAACCTCCAGCTGCTGCGCCCGGACCCGGCCGCCCTCGACCCCTGGTTCCTCGCCGGCTTCCTGCGCGGCACCGCCACCAACCGCCGGGCCAGCAGCTACGCCTCCACCGCCACCCGGCTCGACGCCCGCCGCCTCCAACTGCCCCGGCTGCCCCTGGCCGAGCAGCAGCGGTACGGCGAACGGTTCCGCACCCTGGCCGCGTTCGAGGACGCACTGCGCCTCGCCGGCCAACTCGGCGGCCGGCTCGTCCAGGGGATGTACGACGGACTGACGGACGGTACGGTCACGCCGGAGTGA